The following proteins come from a genomic window of Varunaivibrio sulfuroxidans:
- a CDS encoding SH3 domain-containing protein, which translates to MRRINVLIVGLILTVFAASPLLAQEASNPGTGLPLPRFASLRSGEVNLRTGPGVQYPVEWVFQRLGMPVEIIAEYRTWRKVRDWMGVQGWVHQSMLGAKRDFIVIGGTRILHARADEKSSAVARLDPGVIGVIRACGATDTFCKVEVGDYTGWLKRAQFWGLRRDEAIP; encoded by the coding sequence ATGCGCCGGATTAATGTCCTGATCGTCGGTTTGATCCTCACCGTGTTCGCAGCGTCCCCGCTGCTGGCTCAAGAAGCGTCGAATCCGGGCACCGGCCTCCCCTTGCCCCGCTTCGCCAGCCTGCGCTCGGGCGAGGTCAACCTGCGCACGGGGCCGGGGGTCCAATATCCCGTGGAGTGGGTTTTTCAACGCCTGGGGATGCCCGTCGAGATCATCGCCGAATACCGCACCTGGCGCAAAGTTCGCGACTGGATGGGCGTCCAGGGCTGGGTTCATCAAAGCATGTTGGGCGCCAAACGCGACTTCATCGTGATCGGCGGCACACGGATATTGCACGCCAGGGCCGACGAAAAAAGTTCCGCCGTCGCCCGACTCGACCCGGGGGTCATCGGCGTCATCCGCGCCTGCGGCGCGACGGATACCTTTTGCAAGGTCGAGGTTGGCGATTACACGGGGTGGCTGAAGCGCGCTCAATTCTGGGGCCTGCGTCGCGACGAGGCCATCCCATAA
- the coaBC gene encoding bifunctional phosphopantothenoylcysteine decarboxylase/phosphopantothenate--cysteine ligase CoaBC, protein MPLSAKTGFAPLAGKRILLVVTGGIAAYKTPDLVRRLVKAGARVRCVLSRGGAQFVTAMSLAAVSGEKVHDDLFSLDDENEIGHIRLSREADVVLIAPATANIIAKLAHGLADDLPSAVLLASDKPIVIAPAMNVRMWEHPATRHNVETLTARGVRFIGPDEGDMACGEWGFGRMSDPEDIAARLHAFFGEAGRLKGRRAIVTSGPTHEPIDPVRYLANRSSGKQGHAIAAALSASGAQTTLISGPTRLADPLGVEVVHVQTAAQMAAAVEAALPADVAVLAAAVADWRVRPAVEKIKKDAGHAPPELVLEENPDILAALAQKTTGRPTLVVGFAAETRNVIENARAKRARKGCDWIVANDVSEATGVFGGDDNTVHLIRADGVETWATMRKRRIAERLAERIADALNHTPKHEG, encoded by the coding sequence GTGCCACTCTCCGCCAAAACCGGCTTCGCGCCACTTGCGGGCAAGCGTATTCTTCTCGTCGTCACCGGCGGAATCGCGGCCTACAAGACTCCCGATCTGGTGCGCCGCCTGGTTAAAGCCGGAGCGCGCGTGCGTTGCGTATTGAGCCGTGGCGGCGCCCAGTTCGTCACCGCGATGAGCCTCGCCGCCGTCAGCGGCGAGAAGGTCCATGACGACTTATTTTCCCTGGATGACGAAAACGAGATCGGGCACATCCGGTTGTCGCGTGAGGCCGACGTGGTGCTCATCGCCCCCGCGACCGCCAATATCATAGCCAAACTCGCCCACGGCCTGGCCGACGATCTGCCAAGCGCCGTCCTGCTCGCCTCGGACAAACCCATCGTGATCGCCCCGGCGATGAACGTGCGGATGTGGGAACACCCCGCGACCCGCCATAATGTGGAGACCCTGACCGCCCGCGGGGTACGCTTTATCGGCCCCGACGAGGGTGATATGGCTTGCGGAGAATGGGGTTTTGGACGCATGAGCGACCCCGAAGACATCGCCGCCCGACTTCACGCGTTCTTCGGCGAAGCGGGGCGCCTAAAAGGTCGGCGCGCCATCGTCACCAGTGGGCCCACGCACGAACCGATCGACCCGGTACGTTATCTCGCCAACCGATCGTCGGGCAAGCAAGGTCACGCCATCGCCGCCGCACTGAGCGCATCGGGCGCGCAAACGACCCTAATCAGCGGCCCGACCCGCTTGGCCGATCCCCTCGGAGTCGAGGTCGTTCACGTGCAGACCGCCGCCCAAATGGCCGCCGCCGTCGAAGCCGCCCTGCCCGCCGACGTCGCCGTTCTGGCCGCCGCCGTCGCCGACTGGCGCGTCCGCCCGGCGGTTGAAAAAATCAAGAAAGACGCCGGCCACGCCCCTCCGGAACTGGTGTTGGAGGAAAACCCCGACATTTTAGCGGCGCTGGCGCAAAAAACGACGGGGCGTCCGACCTTGGTCGTCGGGTTCGCCGCCGAGACCCGAAACGTTATCGAAAACGCCCGGGCCAAACGGGCGCGCAAGGGATGCGATTGGATTGTCGCCAACGACGTCTCCGAGGCCACCGGGGTGTTCGGCGGTGACGACAACACCGTGCATCTGATCCGCGCCGACGGCGTCGAGACCTGGGCGACGATGCGTAAACGGCGCATCGCCGAGCGCTTGGCCGAACGTATCGCCGACGCTTTAAACCACACTCCAAAGCACGAAGGATGA
- a CDS encoding HesA/MoeB/ThiF family protein, with the protein MDFTEEQIKRYARHILLREVGGEGQAKLLGARVLIIGAGGLGAPLLLYLAAAGVGAIAVIDDDTVELSNLQRQIVHTTARIGMAKVDSAVRALGDINPDVTVTPIKGRITADNALELISQYDLVADGSDNFATRFLVNDACYLAQKPLVSGAILRFDGQLSTFKGYPPGKGYPGGDENGPCYRCLYREPPPPGQIPSCAEAGVMGALCGAIGSLQANEVLKELMGIGESLSGSLLIFDGLATTFRKIKLKRDPDCPLCGAHPSITDLSGHAAGH; encoded by the coding sequence ATGGATTTTACGGAAGAACAGATCAAACGCTACGCCCGGCATATTTTACTGCGCGAGGTCGGCGGCGAGGGTCAGGCCAAACTGCTGGGCGCGCGCGTCCTGATTATTGGCGCCGGGGGATTGGGTGCGCCGCTTTTACTGTATTTGGCCGCCGCGGGGGTCGGCGCCATCGCCGTGATCGACGACGACACCGTCGAGTTGTCCAACCTACAGCGCCAAATCGTCCATACCACGGCGCGGATCGGCATGGCCAAGGTGGACAGCGCCGTACGCGCCCTGGGCGACATCAATCCCGACGTCACCGTGACGCCCATAAAGGGGCGTATCACCGCCGACAACGCCCTGGAGCTGATTTCCCAGTACGATCTCGTCGCCGACGGCAGCGACAATTTCGCCACCCGCTTCCTCGTTAACGACGCCTGCTATCTGGCCCAAAAACCGCTGGTGTCGGGGGCCATTCTGCGCTTCGACGGCCAACTTTCCACCTTCAAGGGGTATCCTCCCGGCAAAGGCTATCCCGGCGGCGATGAAAACGGGCCGTGCTACCGTTGCCTGTACCGCGAACCGCCGCCGCCCGGACAAATACCAAGCTGCGCCGAGGCCGGCGTGATGGGGGCGCTGTGCGGCGCGATCGGATCCCTGCAAGCAAATGAGGTCCTCAAGGAACTGATGGGTATCGGCGAGAGCCTGTCCGGTTCGTTGCTGATTTTCGACGGTCTGGCGACGACTTTTCGTAAAATCAAATTAAAGCGCGACCCCGATTGCCCGCTATGCGGCGCGCACCCGAGCATTACCGATCTCAGCGGTCATGCCGCGGGACATTAA
- a CDS encoding methyl-accepting chemotaxis protein: MMTFSIKQKLIGIGAGSILSLVLLAGIAFFSFFQVKQAEIQNEIRHTQIANVGDMRVAALEIMLAAMDSIIDKDQGTITPERRTIIESNIALLRAKVGPLVRDADTDKERRIAKGIGAKIDGLEKGILGDLQNLIQTKASDAAFAKIDDVLDNNGIAMSEDLAVFATSVKMEVQESSQALRASLNTAERLILIVALISVVVLGGLLFLIGRSITFPLAKMTDAMHRLASGNNKTDIPGVGKKDEIGKMADAVQVFKDNMAKAQRLSEEQAQEQATRAKRAKAIEALTQGFDKDVSGMLGLVSSAVGELQSTAKSMSHTAEETNNRSTTVAAAAEEASTNVQTVASAAEELSSSISEISRQVSQSTQISSTAVAEVEGANKKVQGLAEAANKIGEVVALITDIADQTNLLALNATIEAARAGEAGKGFAVVASEVKNLANQTAKATEEIGAQIGGIQTATQDAVGAIQSIGGIIGEINEIASAIAAAVEEQGAATQEIARNVEQAANGTGEVSSNIAGVTQAAGEAGASSNQVLDASDKLAQQSEQLRVQVDGFLRNIQTA, translated from the coding sequence ATGATGACGTTCTCCATAAAACAGAAGCTTATCGGTATCGGGGCGGGATCCATCCTGTCTCTCGTTCTTCTGGCGGGAATCGCCTTCTTTTCATTTTTCCAGGTTAAACAAGCCGAAATCCAAAATGAAATTCGCCATACGCAAATCGCCAACGTCGGCGACATGCGCGTCGCGGCGCTGGAAATTATGCTGGCGGCGATGGATTCGATCATCGACAAAGACCAAGGAACCATCACGCCCGAGCGGCGAACCATTATCGAAAGCAACATCGCTTTGTTGCGTGCAAAGGTCGGCCCCCTGGTTCGCGATGCCGACACCGACAAGGAAAGGCGGATCGCCAAGGGCATCGGCGCTAAAATCGATGGTCTCGAAAAAGGCATCCTGGGCGACCTGCAAAACCTCATTCAGACCAAGGCCAGCGATGCGGCGTTCGCTAAAATCGACGACGTCCTCGATAACAACGGTATCGCGATGTCCGAAGATCTTGCGGTTTTCGCCACCTCGGTGAAAATGGAAGTTCAAGAATCCTCCCAGGCCTTGCGCGCCTCACTGAACACCGCCGAACGCTTGATTTTGATCGTCGCCCTGATCTCGGTCGTCGTTCTGGGGGGCTTGCTTTTCCTGATCGGGCGCAGCATCACGTTCCCGTTGGCGAAAATGACCGACGCGATGCACCGCCTCGCCTCCGGGAACAACAAAACCGATATCCCAGGCGTCGGGAAGAAGGACGAGATCGGCAAAATGGCCGACGCCGTTCAGGTGTTCAAGGATAACATGGCCAAGGCGCAGCGCCTTTCCGAAGAACAGGCGCAAGAACAAGCGACGCGTGCAAAACGCGCGAAGGCGATCGAGGCGCTGACCCAAGGTTTCGACAAAGACGTTTCGGGCATGCTGGGGCTGGTGTCCTCCGCCGTTGGCGAATTGCAGTCCACGGCGAAATCCATGAGCCATACCGCGGAAGAAACCAACAACCGTTCGACCACCGTCGCCGCCGCCGCCGAGGAAGCCTCGACCAACGTGCAAACGGTGGCCAGCGCGGCGGAGGAATTGTCCAGCTCGATCAGCGAAATCTCGCGTCAGGTTTCCCAATCGACCCAAATTTCAAGCACCGCAGTGGCCGAGGTGGAGGGCGCGAACAAGAAGGTTCAGGGATTGGCCGAGGCCGCCAATAAAATCGGCGAGGTCGTGGCTTTGATCACCGACATCGCCGATCAGACCAACCTGCTGGCGCTCAACGCCACCATCGAGGCGGCGCGCGCCGGCGAAGCGGGCAAAGGCTTCGCCGTGGTGGCGTCCGAGGTCAAGAACCTGGCCAATCAGACCGCCAAGGCGACCGAGGAAATCGGCGCCCAGATCGGCGGCATTCAAACCGCCACGCAAGACGCGGTCGGTGCGATCCAATCGATCGGCGGTATTATTGGCGAGATCAATGAGATCGCCTCGGCGATCGCGGCGGCGGTCGAAGAACAAGGCGCGGCGACCCAGGAAATCGCACGCAACGTCGAACAGGCCGCCAACGGCACCGGCGAGGTGTCCTCCAACATCGCGGGCGTCACCCAAGCCGCCGGCGAGGCGGGCGCATCTTCCAATCAGGTGCTCGACGCCTCCGACAAACTGGCCCAACAATCCGAACAGCTGCGCGTTCAGGTTGACGGCTTCTTACGGAACATCCAAACCGCCTGA
- the cysK gene encoding cysteine synthase A, translating to MAREKTTTGSSETTPSGEFRGKVYDSIVDTIGATPLVRLDRLAEDGGCAAQLVGKCEFFNPLSSVKDRIGLAMVEAAEADGRLKPGAVLVEPTSGNTGIALAFVCAAKGYRLVLTMPESMSFERRKMVALLGAEIILTPAPQGMQGAVDKAEALSREIPGAVMLQQFENPANPQIHRATTGPEIWADSAGKVDAVVAGVGTGGTITGVGEALKALKPEVKIIAVEPEDSPILSGGVPGPHKIQGIGANFIPKILNREIIDEIVQIGNETSFATARKVAALEGLAVGISSGAALAAALEVGRRPDMAGKMIVVILPSFAERYLSTQLFDGLVQD from the coding sequence ATGGCGCGCGAAAAGACAACGACCGGCTCTTCTGAGACCACCCCCTCCGGCGAATTTCGGGGGAAAGTTTACGATTCCATCGTCGATACCATCGGGGCGACCCCCCTAGTACGCCTGGACCGCTTGGCCGAGGACGGCGGATGTGCGGCTCAACTCGTTGGAAAATGCGAATTTTTCAATCCCCTGTCCTCGGTCAAGGACCGCATCGGGCTGGCCATGGTCGAAGCCGCCGAGGCCGACGGACGGCTAAAACCCGGCGCGGTCCTGGTCGAACCGACCTCGGGCAACACAGGCATCGCCCTGGCCTTCGTCTGCGCCGCCAAGGGTTATCGGCTCGTTTTGACCATGCCCGAAAGCATGTCGTTCGAACGTCGTAAAATGGTCGCCCTTCTCGGCGCCGAAATCATCCTCACCCCGGCCCCCCAGGGGATGCAGGGTGCGGTTGACAAGGCCGAGGCGCTGTCCCGAGAAATCCCCGGCGCGGTCATGCTGCAACAATTCGAGAACCCGGCCAACCCCCAAATCCATCGCGCCACCACCGGCCCTGAAATCTGGGCCGACAGCGCGGGCAAGGTCGATGCGGTCGTCGCCGGCGTCGGCACCGGCGGCACGATCACCGGCGTCGGTGAGGCGCTCAAGGCGCTTAAGCCCGAGGTAAAAATAATCGCCGTCGAACCCGAAGACAGCCCGATTCTGTCGGGCGGCGTGCCCGGACCTCACAAAATTCAGGGCATCGGCGCAAATTTCATTCCCAAAATTCTCAACCGGGAGATCATCGACGAGATCGTCCAAATCGGCAACGAAACCTCGTTCGCCACCGCGCGCAAGGTGGCGGCCCTGGAGGGCCTCGCCGTCGGTATCTCGTCGGGTGCGGCGCTGGCCGCCGCACTCGAGGTCGGCCGCCGCCCGGATATGGCCGGAAAGATGATCGTCGTCATCCTGCCATCGTTCGCCGAGCGCTATCTCTCGACCCAATTGTTCGACGGCTTGGTGCAGGACTGA
- a CDS encoding 2-hydroxyacid dehydrogenase, translated as MVKGKVKVVVTRKLPDSIETRMMELFDVTLNLDDTPMSKAQLIEAVKHADVLVPTVTDDIDSAVLAQAGENLRLIANYGTGVDHIDLSSARQRAITLTNTPDVLTEDTADMTMALILAVPRRVVEGERVLREGKWKGWSPTWMLGNRIHGKRLGIVGMGRIGRAVARRAKGFGLSVHYHNRRRVHGDIETELEATYWESLDQMLARMDIISVNCPHTPATYHLLSARRLKLLRPSAYLVNTARGEVIDENALIRLLKAGDIAGAGLDVFENEPAINPKFLSLDNVTLLPHMGSATVEGRIDMGEKVLINIKTFIDGHTPPDRVIGDVF; from the coding sequence ATGGTGAAGGGTAAGGTAAAGGTCGTCGTCACACGTAAACTTCCAGATTCCATTGAAACTCGGATGATGGAATTGTTCGACGTCACGCTCAACCTTGACGACACGCCGATGAGTAAGGCTCAATTGATCGAGGCGGTCAAGCATGCGGACGTCCTGGTGCCCACCGTGACGGATGATATCGATTCCGCCGTCCTCGCCCAAGCCGGCGAAAATCTGCGTCTGATCGCCAACTACGGGACCGGGGTCGATCATATCGACCTGTCCAGCGCACGCCAGCGCGCGATTACGCTGACCAACACTCCGGACGTGCTGACCGAAGATACCGCCGATATGACCATGGCGTTGATCCTGGCGGTGCCCCGCCGCGTGGTCGAGGGTGAACGGGTCCTGCGCGAAGGCAAGTGGAAAGGCTGGTCGCCGACCTGGATGCTCGGCAACCGTATTCACGGCAAGCGCTTGGGGATCGTCGGCATGGGGCGGATCGGGCGCGCCGTGGCTCGGCGCGCCAAGGGGTTTGGCCTATCGGTGCACTATCACAATCGACGCCGAGTTCACGGCGACATCGAAACCGAGTTGGAAGCGACCTACTGGGAAAGCCTGGATCAGATGTTGGCGCGCATGGACATTATTTCGGTCAATTGTCCCCATACGCCCGCGACGTACCACCTGTTGTCGGCGCGACGGCTGAAACTGCTGCGTCCCAGCGCCTATTTGGTGAACACCGCGCGCGGCGAGGTCATCGATGAAAACGCCCTGATCCGCCTGTTGAAAGCAGGCGATATCGCCGGGGCCGGGCTTGACGTGTTCGAGAACGAACCGGCGATCAACCCCAAATTTTTGTCGTTGGACAACGTCACGCTACTGCCTCATATGGGCTCGGCGACGGTCGAGGGGCGCATCGACATGGGCGAAAAGGTGCTGATCAACATCAAGACCTTCATCGACGGCCACACTCCGCCCGACCGCGTCATTGGGGATGTCTTTTAG
- a CDS encoding DsrE/DsrF/DrsH-like family protein, with the protein MNTRPDKLSIVVFSGDFDRVHYALVLASGSQAAGIATTLFFTMEGARALCRNDEQNPPAWRALPLTTSQFTNGGAMDDAFKARGVGDFETLLRACIDMGVVFMVCEMGLAALGIPREELRADIPFVDGGVVTFLNDASKNGSILFI; encoded by the coding sequence ATGAACACACGTCCCGACAAGCTGTCCATCGTCGTTTTCTCCGGCGATTTCGATAGGGTGCACTATGCGCTTGTCTTGGCCAGCGGATCGCAGGCGGCGGGAATCGCAACGACGCTGTTTTTCACCATGGAAGGCGCGCGAGCGCTGTGCCGGAACGACGAACAAAATCCGCCGGCTTGGCGGGCGCTGCCCCTTACGACCTCGCAATTTACCAATGGCGGGGCGATGGACGACGCCTTCAAGGCCCGCGGCGTCGGCGATTTCGAGACCCTGCTTCGCGCCTGTATCGATATGGGGGTCGTTTTCATGGTCTGCGAAATGGGTCTCGCGGCGTTGGGTATCCCACGCGAAGAGCTGCGCGCCGACATCCCGTTCGTCGATGGCGGGGTGGTCACCTTCCTCAACGACGCCTCGAAAAACGGGTCGATTCTTTTTATCTGA
- the dut gene encoding dUTP diphosphatase: MNAIDPPLRVALKRLPHGADLPLPAHASANAAGVDLLAAVKAPLALAPMARALIPTGIAIALPNGFEAQVRPRSGLAAKHGVSVLNSPGTIDADYRGEISVILVNFGDAPFTVERGMRVAQMVVAPVRAIAFENVEDLSDSQRGSAGFGSTGTVG, translated from the coding sequence ATGAACGCAATTGACCCGCCCCTGCGCGTTGCGCTGAAGCGATTGCCCCATGGCGCGGACCTCCCCCTGCCCGCGCACGCCAGCGCCAACGCCGCCGGCGTCGATCTTCTGGCGGCGGTAAAGGCCCCATTGGCCCTGGCCCCGATGGCCCGCGCCCTTATCCCCACCGGGATCGCCATCGCCTTGCCGAACGGTTTCGAAGCTCAGGTTCGCCCCCGCTCCGGCCTCGCCGCCAAGCATGGCGTCAGCGTGCTCAACAGCCCGGGCACCATCGATGCCGACTACCGCGGCGAAATCTCGGTCATACTCGTCAATTTCGGCGACGCGCCGTTTACCGTCGAACGGGGGATGCGGGTGGCGCAAATGGTCGTCGCGCCCGTGCGCGCCATCGCCTTCGAGAATGTGGAAGACTTATCCGACAGCCAACGCGGAAGCGCTGGATTCGGATCGACAGGAACGGTCGGGTGA
- a CDS encoding RrF2 family transcriptional regulator, whose product MLRLSKKMLFAIESVLDIAYHSGAEPVQSREITRRQSIPRRYLEQALQQLVREDILIGVRGPRGGYRLARERRRISIGDIVRAVRKMETTEDPLLDTEGSELGVKVVRPLWLELQDEVMNRLDNITIDQLCAKSDEAGIVSEGRKNLDFTI is encoded by the coding sequence ATGCTGCGGCTATCAAAGAAAATGTTGTTCGCCATCGAATCGGTTCTCGATATCGCCTATCATTCCGGCGCGGAGCCGGTGCAGAGCCGCGAAATCACCCGCCGTCAGAGCATTCCCAGACGCTATCTGGAGCAAGCCCTGCAACAACTGGTCCGCGAAGACATCCTGATTGGCGTGCGCGGTCCGCGCGGCGGCTACCGGCTGGCCCGCGAGCGCCGCCGCATTTCAATCGGCGATATCGTCCGCGCGGTACGTAAAATGGAAACCACGGAGGATCCCTTACTCGACACCGAAGGCTCGGAATTAGGCGTGAAAGTGGTGCGCCCGTTGTGGCTGGAACTTCAAGACGAGGTCATGAACCGGCTCGACAACATCACGATCGACCAGTTGTGCGCCAAATCCGACGAGGCCGGGATCGTTAGCGAGGGCCGAAAAAATCTCGATTTTACCATCTAA
- a CDS encoding bifunctional diguanylate cyclase/phosphodiesterase, translated as MVSFSDVAADSAILAQAHDGALVALSYGVAVVASYTALSVSNAVWPTAGAFARAVWLMAGGFAMGSGIWAMHFVAMLSLNLGDDVGYDAGLTLVSLLPGVIAGTVALWFIGHGKRKYARPFQSGVVMGLGISAMHFVGLVAIDMQGNVHLSSLRLALSVVFSIGLSIVAMGIYQNTCVLIPKLNALGNEARKGMAALIMGAAMFAMHFVSMSGVTFVNAIGAPLPPESSSSMLLAISAAVVTLIIMGLAIVAAMVDRMVRDIRENRSRFQSLVDLSPNMICMVKNGKIAFTNSSGVRMLGAAAGEDLVGRPISAFVSVEYAAIFDAGDEGLDELSRIDETTPLVIYAPGGRRIEAELSVSVLNENKGRSFVLEFQDITALKRSAREVFERATHLYAIMENAAEGIVTLSGDGTIESANKAAGDIFGYYGDALEGMVFAQLLERPDQILEVGSYEVTARRRSGGAFPLEITLSEMRASSARRKIILMRDITRRKMEQLEVEFRANHDMVTELLNRPALIRTLGLMISEAAAAWRIENPGAPTAGSTQDRAHDGMASGGCVLFISLSGHARIHDTQGHALGEAVLREVGVRLKNNLNTSDIFGSWSEGQFVVLSPGRVKVEDVRALAARVHETLTPGFVLSGHEVNVGCHIGAAIFPKHGTDVQGLVQRASMAMFRGRHKREPVCTIFTKTMDIEEARRQRLENELRHALRRDQLSVHYQPKVDMHTGRLKGMEALVRWNHPEMGMISPVDFIPLAEETGMIVEIGAWVLETACAQTARWAAQGFRDLKVAVNLSGRQFEDPGLLGDITRVLERCALNPRRLEVEVTESSLMQDMDACIATLSALQKKGVSVAIDDFGTGYSSLAYLKNLPLNTLKIDQSFVRHIDDDAGDAAIATSVISIARSLNLAVVAEGIETDVHAEILRRMSCDMGQGYLYSKPLAAHDFEAFLHRENNAATRTIRIREVGETEPSASSDGGERRGDGKGKYSVH; from the coding sequence ATGGTCTCGTTTAGCGATGTGGCTGCGGATAGCGCCATTTTAGCGCAAGCCCACGACGGGGCGCTGGTCGCCTTGTCGTATGGTGTGGCGGTGGTGGCCTCCTATACCGCGCTTAGTGTGTCCAATGCGGTGTGGCCGACGGCGGGTGCGTTTGCCCGCGCGGTGTGGCTTATGGCGGGCGGTTTCGCCATGGGCAGCGGCATTTGGGCGATGCATTTTGTCGCCATGCTATCGCTAAATTTGGGGGATGATGTCGGCTACGACGCCGGACTTACACTGGTCTCCCTGCTTCCCGGCGTTATTGCGGGCACCGTCGCGCTGTGGTTTATCGGCCATGGAAAAAGAAAATACGCCCGCCCCTTTCAAAGCGGCGTGGTGATGGGGCTGGGAATTTCCGCCATGCATTTCGTCGGGCTTGTGGCGATCGATATGCAGGGCAACGTCCATCTCTCTTCCCTACGGCTGGCTCTTTCAGTGGTATTTTCGATCGGCCTGTCGATCGTCGCGATGGGGATTTACCAAAATACTTGCGTCCTGATTCCAAAACTCAACGCGCTGGGTAACGAAGCGCGAAAAGGCATGGCGGCGCTGATCATGGGGGCCGCCATGTTCGCCATGCACTTCGTCAGCATGAGCGGGGTGACTTTCGTCAACGCCATCGGCGCGCCGCTCCCGCCGGAATCGTCCAGCTCCATGCTTTTGGCGATTTCGGCGGCGGTCGTAACCCTGATTATCATGGGGTTGGCCATCGTGGCCGCCATGGTCGATCGCATGGTGCGCGACATCCGTGAAAACCGATCGCGGTTTCAGTCCTTGGTCGATTTATCCCCCAATATGATTTGCATGGTTAAAAACGGTAAAATCGCGTTCACCAACTCAAGCGGCGTGCGCATGCTCGGCGCGGCGGCCGGTGAGGATCTCGTCGGCCGTCCGATATCGGCGTTCGTCAGTGTGGAGTACGCGGCGATTTTCGATGCCGGCGACGAAGGGTTGGACGAACTGTCGAGGATCGATGAAACCACGCCGTTGGTGATCTACGCCCCCGGCGGTCGGCGAATCGAAGCGGAGCTGAGCGTTAGTGTTCTCAATGAGAACAAGGGGCGCAGCTTTGTTCTTGAGTTTCAGGACATCACCGCGCTTAAACGTTCGGCGCGGGAGGTTTTCGAACGGGCGACCCATCTGTACGCGATCATGGAAAACGCGGCCGAAGGGATCGTGACGTTGAGCGGCGACGGCACGATCGAGAGCGCAAACAAAGCCGCCGGCGATATTTTCGGTTATTACGGCGACGCCCTCGAAGGAATGGTTTTCGCACAGCTTTTGGAGCGCCCAGACCAAATACTGGAAGTTGGGTCTTATGAGGTGACGGCGCGCCGCAGAAGTGGGGGAGCATTTCCCCTGGAGATAACGTTGAGCGAAATGCGCGCGTCATCGGCGCGTAGAAAGATCATTCTGATGCGTGACATCACCCGCCGCAAAATGGAGCAATTGGAGGTGGAGTTCCGCGCCAATCACGACATGGTGACGGAGCTCCTCAATCGTCCCGCGCTTATCCGCACGCTCGGTCTGATGATTAGTGAAGCCGCCGCGGCGTGGCGTATCGAAAACCCCGGGGCGCCCACGGCGGGAAGCACGCAAGATCGCGCGCACGATGGGATGGCGTCGGGTGGGTGCGTGCTTTTCATTTCCCTGTCGGGTCATGCGCGTATTCACGATACCCAGGGGCACGCCTTGGGCGAGGCCGTCCTTAGGGAAGTCGGCGTGCGTCTTAAGAATAACCTGAATACGTCGGATATTTTTGGCAGTTGGAGCGAAGGTCAGTTCGTCGTCCTGTCGCCTGGTCGTGTCAAGGTCGAGGATGTCCGGGCCTTGGCGGCGCGTGTTCATGAAACACTGACGCCGGGGTTCGTACTTTCGGGGCACGAGGTGAATGTCGGGTGTCACATCGGTGCGGCGATTTTTCCCAAACACGGCACGGACGTTCAAGGTTTGGTGCAGCGCGCCTCGATGGCGATGTTTCGCGGACGGCATAAGCGCGAGCCGGTGTGCACCATCTTCACCAAGACCATGGATATCGAAGAAGCCCGCCGCCAGCGGTTGGAAAACGAACTGCGCCATGCCCTGCGCCGGGATCAACTAAGCGTTCATTATCAACCGAAAGTGGACATGCATACGGGCCGATTGAAAGGCATGGAGGCCCTGGTGCGTTGGAACCATCCCGAGATGGGCATGATTTCACCGGTGGACTTTATTCCGCTCGCCGAGGAAACCGGCATGATCGTGGAAATTGGGGCGTGGGTCCTGGAAACGGCGTGCGCCCAGACCGCCCGGTGGGCGGCGCAGGGGTTTCGCGATCTGAAGGTGGCGGTGAACCTTTCGGGACGCCAGTTCGAGGATCCCGGGTTGCTGGGCGATATCACGCGTGTGCTCGAACGGTGTGCGTTGAATCCGCGGCGCCTGGAAGTCGAAGTTACGGAAAGTTCCTTGATGCAAGACATGGACGCGTGCATCGCAACGTTGTCGGCGTTGCAGAAAAAGGGCGTATCCGTGGCGATTGACGATTTTGGGACCGGTTACTCGTCCTTGGCCTACTTGAAAAATCTCCCCCTGAACACCCTGAAGATCGATCAATCCTTCGTGCGTCACATCGACGACGACGCCGGCGACGCCGCAATCGCGACCTCGGTGATCAGCATCGCGCGAAGCCTCAATCTCGCTGTCGTCGCCGAGGGCATCGAAACCGATGTTCATGCTGAAATTTTACGCCGGATGTCCTGCGATATGGGGCAGGGGTATTTGTATTCCAAACCCCTCGCCGCTCATGATTTTGAAGCCTTTTTGCACCGTGAAAACAATGCCGCCACCCGGACGATCCGCATCCGGGAGGTCGGCGAAACCGAGCCGAGCGCGTCGTCGGACGGCGGTGAGAGGCGGGGCGACGGGAAGGGGAAATATAGCGTACACTGA